The window ATGTCGACCTTGTCGACACTGCCGCCGTCCTTGCGGATGACGTTCAGGAACGTCTCCAGCGACGGAGCAACAGTGCGCTCGTCGAGTGTGGGGTCGAGGATGACCATGATTTCGTATGGACGCATAAGGAACCCATCACCTCCTTCGGTCTGATCGGCCACGGCGTGTCCGTGGCAGGAGGGTCGCCTGCGTCGGCAACCCGCCCAGGCTACAGGGACCGGCCCTGATCTGCGAAATCACCGCAGACGCCCTCCCGTCGCGCGCGGGTAGGCTGGGGCATCCGCACCGACCAGGGAGACCCGTGACCTCTGCGCACGGCCAGCAGCCGAGTTATCCGCCCGGCTTCGCCCCGTATCCCTTCCCGCCGGCACCGCGACCGCCGGTCAGTGGCGTCACCGCGTTCATCGCCGCCGTCCTGGCCGGACTCGGTGCGCTGTGGTGCCTCAGTGGAGGAGTCCTCGGAATCCTCGATGTGGCCGGACTCGATGCGCTGCAGGCGGACTCGCGGGTGGAGACGTCGGTCGGCATCGCCGGTGGTCTCGGCCCGGTGCTCGTCCTCGGGATCCTGCTCAACGTGGTGGCCGGGGTCCTGCTGGGCGCCGGGGCGGTGCTGTTGGCCCGGCGCAGGATCACCGGGCGCCGCCTGGTGGTCGGTGGGTCCGCGGTCACGCTCGGCGGAAGTCTGCTCAGCCTCGGGTACGTCACGGCCGCCCCGTACGGACCTCTCGGCGCCCACGGCTTCGCGCTTCTCGGCCTGATCCTCCCCATCGCGACGTTGGTGTCGGTGCTGCTGCCTCCGACGAACGCCTGGCTCAAGGCCCGGCGGGCGCCAGACTGGTCGGAGAACTAGGCCGCGGCCGTAGCCAGTCAGGAAGCCACCGCGGCGGCGCGTCGATCGCGCGGTCGAACACCCCGCCGGCGGGATCGTCGACGCCACCGTGGCGGACCAGATCGAGCTCGGGCCGGTAGATCTGCCGAATCACCAACGCACACAACGTGATCACCGCGATGTCGCGCAGCAGCACCGTCGCGGTGAAGGCCTGCTCCGGCAGACCCATCCTCTGCTCGCCGAACAGGTACAGCATCCGGGGCACCCACACCAGCATGTCGACGGTCATCCACGCCAGCAGGATGCGCCGGTGCGGCAGCGCCAGCACCGCCAGCGGCACCAGCCACAACGAGAACTGTGGACTCCACACCTTGTTGGTCAGCAGGAACGCCGCGACCACCAGGAACGCGATCTGGGCGACCCGCGGGCGCCGCGTCGCGGTCAGCACGATGTAGGTGATGGCGATCAGGCACGCCGCGAACAGCGCCGCGGTGACGGTGTTGAGCACCACCGGCGGCTCCCAGAACCCGAGGTCGGGATCGAACCCGCCCCATCCGGTGAAGGACTTCACCACGTTGTAGATCGAGTCCATGTCGTCGCCGCGGCGGGTGTTGAGCCGGAAGAACTCCGACCACCCCCGCGGGAACAGCACCATGATCGGCAGGTTCACCGCCAACCAGGCGACCACCGCGGCCACCACCGTCTTGCCGGCCTCCCGGACGCGCCCGGTACGGACCGCCAGCAGCACCAGCGGAATCAGCAGGAGCAGCGGATACAGCTTGGCCGCCACCCCGAGCCCGATCAGCACCCCGGCGAGCACCGGTCTTCGCCGCGCCCACGCCAGCATCCCGCAGGCCGCGAAAGCTGTTGCCAGAGCGTCGAAGTTGGTGAAGATCTGGAAGATCACGATCGGCGACGCGGCGATCAGCGCCGCATCCCAGATCCGCCGCGGGCCCGCGAGCATCGCCGTCGCCCACAACGTCGTCAGCCACGCCAGCGCCAGACCCAGGGCGGCGATGTTGAAGAACATCACCACCTCGGCGATGACCGGGATCGACACCACCTTGGTCAGCGCCGTGTACGTCTTCGCCACCGTCATCGACAGGTACTGGTAGAGCCCGGTCAGCACCGGATACTCCATGTACCGCACCGCGGGTTCGCCGTCGTACTGGACGCGGGGACGGCCTTCGGCGTCGGTCTCGACCCAGCTGGATTTGTACGGGAACTTGCCCAGGTTCAGCAGCTCCGCGGTGTACAGCGGGACCGTGTCCGAGTAGCACAGCTGGTAGTACGCGCGCTGGTTCTCCCAGTTGCCGACGCGCTGGTCCGCGGTGCCGGTGCCGGTGGTCTGCAGGCAGGCGGCCTTGGTCGAGTAGCCGAGCGCGAGGAACACCAGCGCGATGATCAGCATGACCCGCAGCGGCGTCATGAACCGCGTGCGTCCGATCAGCGCATGCCTGCCGACGGGTCCGCCGATGGTGCCCGACAGTGCCGCTCCGAGGGTGTCGGTGCGGCTGGGCATGTCGCGGCTGTCGAGGCTCCGCAGGTCCGTCCCCAGCGGCGACGGCGACGTCACGGGGGCGGAAGCGGACCGGGCGGAGCGCCGGGCGGCACCGGAGCCCCCGGTGGCGGCGGCGCACCCGGCGGGACCGGGGCGCCCGGCGGCGGCGGTGCGGGCGGTGCGGGCGGTGCGGTCTCAGGGATCGGCGGCGCCCCGGGCGGGCCGACGGGCACGGTCGTCGGCGGACCCCACGGAATCGTGATGCCCGGCGCGATCTCCAACGTCGGCTGGATCACCGTCTCCGACGGGGTCGGCGGTGCCGTCGAACTCGGCGGAGGCGGCGGGGCCTGCGGGACACCGGCATAGCCGCCGATCTCCTCGGGCTTGGGGAACGTCTCGTTGTCGGTGCCGTCGAGCGCGTTGTCCATCGTCGACTTCCAGATCTGACCCGGAAGACCCGACCCGTACACCGAGGCGCCGCCCGAGGTCACCAGCGGCTTGGTGCCGTCGACCGTGCCCACCCACACCGCCGTCGACAACGACGGGGTGAAGCCGACCATCCACGCGTCACGGTTCTCACCGGTGTCGCCGAGCTGGTTGGTGCCGGTCTTCGCGGCCGACGGACGCCCGCCCGCCAGCGCCCGCCCGGAGTAGCCGGCGATCGGCTGCATCGCCGCGATCACGTTCTCGGCGACGTCCTGGTCGATGCGCTGCTCGCCGCTGTTGTCCTCCTGGGTGGCGTCGAACAGCACCTGCCCGTCGGAGTTCACGACCTTCTGCACGAAGTGTGGCTTGTGGTAGACGCCGGACGCGGCGATCGTCGCGTACGCCGACGCCATGTCCAGCACGCGGGACTGGTACTGGCCCAGCACGATGCCGTTGTTGGGCGGGCCGCCCTGACCGTCCTCGGACAACGTGTGCTCGATGCCCGGGATGCTCTCGGCGATACCGGCCTGATGCGCAGCGTCGGCGACGTCCTGCGGACCGTTCTTCAGCTTCAGCATCAGCCGGTAGTAGCTCGTGTTCAGCGACCGCTTCAGCGCCTCGGCGATGTTGCAGGATCCGCAGCTGCTGCCCTCGACATTGCTGATCTTGATGCCGTTGACCTCCAGCGGAGAGCTGTCGACCTGGTAGCCCAGTCCCATCCCCTGCTCGAGCGCGGCGATCAGCGCGAAGACCTTGAACGACGACCCCGTCGGCAGACCCGCCTGCGCGAAGTCGAACCCGGCCGCGTCGGAGCCGCCGTAGTACGCCTTGATGCCGCCGGTCTTCGGATCGATCGACACCACCGCCGACCGCATGTCGGGGTCCTGGCCGTCGAGATAATCCTCGACCGCATCCTGCGCGGCGGACTGCGCCTTCGGGTCGATCGTCGTGGTGATCTGCAGACCCTCGGTGTTCAGCGTCTGCTCGTTGATGTCGAAGATCTCCATCAACTCACTCACCACCTGACGTTCGATCAGGCCGTTGGGTCCGGTGGTCTGGTTCTGCGTGCTGGCCTGATCCGGGGGGATCGTCGGCGGGAAGATCTGCGCGGCGCGGTCCTGCTCCGAGAGGGCGCCGATCTCCACCATGCCGTCGAGCACCCAGCTCCAGCGCACGGCCGACGCGTCGGGATCGACGGCCGGGTCGAGCACCGACGGGCGCTGGATCAGCGCCGCCAGCAGCGCGCCCTCCGACACCGTGACCTCTTCGATCGGCTTGCCGAAGTACGCCTTGGCCGCCGCGGCGACACCGTAGGCACCACGCCCGAAATAGATGATGTTCAGGTAGGACTGCAGCACCTGGTCCTTGGACCACTCGCTCGACATCTTGGTCGAGATGACGAGTTCCTTGGCCTTGCGGATGACGCCGCCGACACCGGAGCGGGCGTCACCGACCAACGCGTTCTTCACGTACTGCTGCGTGATCGTCGACCCGCCCTGCAGGTCGCCGCCGAAGATGTTGTTCTTGAACGCCCGCAGGAACCCGGTGAACGAAAAACCCGGATTGGAGTAGAAGTCGCGGTCCTCGGCCGCCATCACCGCGTCGCGCACGTGCACCGGGATTTGGTCGATGTTGACGTCGATCCGGTTGCCTTCCGGCGGAACGATCTTCGCGATCTCGCTGCCGTCGCTGGCCAGGATCGTCGAGACCTGCGCGGTCCGGATGTCCCCGGGTTTGGGGACGTCGACGATCATGTACGCCATCCCGAAGGTCAGCAGCGGCAACACGATGAGCACCACGGCCGCGATCAGCGATCCGCGACGGACCCACGTCCAGTTGATCTGC is drawn from Mycolicibacterium gilvum and contains these coding sequences:
- a CDS encoding glycosyltransferase family 87 protein, with protein sequence MPSRTDTLGAALSGTIGGPVGRHALIGRTRFMTPLRVMLIIALVFLALGYSTKAACLQTTGTGTADQRVGNWENQRAYYQLCYSDTVPLYTAELLNLGKFPYKSSWVETDAEGRPRVQYDGEPAVRYMEYPVLTGLYQYLSMTVAKTYTALTKVVSIPVIAEVVMFFNIAALGLALAWLTTLWATAMLAGPRRIWDAALIAASPIVIFQIFTNFDALATAFAACGMLAWARRRPVLAGVLIGLGVAAKLYPLLLLIPLVLLAVRTGRVREAGKTVVAAVVAWLAVNLPIMVLFPRGWSEFFRLNTRRGDDMDSIYNVVKSFTGWGGFDPDLGFWEPPVVLNTVTAALFAACLIAITYIVLTATRRPRVAQIAFLVVAAFLLTNKVWSPQFSLWLVPLAVLALPHRRILLAWMTVDMLVWVPRMLYLFGEQRMGLPEQAFTATVLLRDIAVITLCALVIRQIYRPELDLVRHGGVDDPAGGVFDRAIDAPPRWLPDWLRPRPSSPTSLAPAGP
- a CDS encoding transglycosylase domain-containing protein, whose amino-acid sequence is MPPDDRHTAVLPPFRDGPPPPTRDPIDAVKSALDSRDRRRRDGDRRREGDQRRGSGPPPPPPGPPRHGGGGPTGGDGPSGPPRSLREQINWTWVRRGSLIAAVVLIVLPLLTFGMAYMIVDVPKPGDIRTAQVSTILASDGSEIAKIVPPEGNRIDVNIDQIPVHVRDAVMAAEDRDFYSNPGFSFTGFLRAFKNNIFGGDLQGGSTITQQYVKNALVGDARSGVGGVIRKAKELVISTKMSSEWSKDQVLQSYLNIIYFGRGAYGVAAAAKAYFGKPIEEVTVSEGALLAALIQRPSVLDPAVDPDASAVRWSWVLDGMVEIGALSEQDRAAQIFPPTIPPDQASTQNQTTGPNGLIERQVVSELMEIFDINEQTLNTEGLQITTTIDPKAQSAAQDAVEDYLDGQDPDMRSAVVSIDPKTGGIKAYYGGSDAAGFDFAQAGLPTGSSFKVFALIAALEQGMGLGYQVDSSPLEVNGIKISNVEGSSCGSCNIAEALKRSLNTSYYRLMLKLKNGPQDVADAAHQAGIAESIPGIEHTLSEDGQGGPPNNGIVLGQYQSRVLDMASAYATIAASGVYHKPHFVQKVVNSDGQVLFDATQEDNSGEQRIDQDVAENVIAAMQPIAGYSGRALAGGRPSAAKTGTNQLGDTGENRDAWMVGFTPSLSTAVWVGTVDGTKPLVTSGGASVYGSGLPGQIWKSTMDNALDGTDNETFPKPEEIGGYAGVPQAPPPPPSSTAPPTPSETVIQPTLEIAPGITIPWGPPTTVPVGPPGAPPIPETAPPAPPAPPPPGAPVPPGAPPPPGAPVPPGAPPGPLPPP